In a genomic window of Mycosarcoma maydis chromosome 5, whole genome shotgun sequence:
- a CDS encoding putative rRNA (adenine-N6,N6-)-dimethyltransferase: protein MPRAVSAKLSRQHEPSAGLRSGSARSAASSSSSVHASNQNSSATTKNPIFNTDKFGQHILKNPLVAQGIVDKANLKPTDMVLEVGPGTGNLTVRILEKAKKTTVVEMDPRMAAELSKRVQGKPEQRKLDIMLGDFCKTDLPYFDVCISNTPYQISSPLVFKLLSHRPLFRCAILMFQREFALRLIARPGDNLWCRLSANVQLYSKVDHIMKVSRNSFRPPPQVESSVVRITPLNPPPAIPFEEFDGLTRIVFSRRNKTVRASFFDARGVIDMLESNYKTYCAVKEIMPEQGSFADMVKQVLVETGSAENRAAKMDIDDLLTLLAAFHEKGIHFS from the exons ATGCCTCGAGCGGTATCAGCAAAGCTATCAAGACAGCACGAGCCTTCCGCCGGTCTCAGATCAGGCTCGGCGCGCTCAGCTGCatccagctccagctctgTTCACGCATCCAACCAGAACTCGAGTGCCACCACCAAGAACCCCATCTTCAACACGGACAAGTTCGGCCAGCATATCCTCAAGAATCCTCTCGTGGCGCAGGGTATTGTCGACAAGGCCAACCTCAAACCAACGGACATGGTTCTCGAAGTCGGTCCAGGTACAGGTAATCTGACCGTTCGCATCCTCGAAAAGGCCAAAAAGACCACCGTAGTGGAAATGGATCCACGCATGGCTGCCGAATTGAGCAAGCGTGTTCAAGGAAA GCCTGAACAACGCAAGCTTGACATCATGCTTGGCGATTTCTGCAAGACCGATTTACCTTACTTTGACGTCTGCATCTCCAACACGCCTTACCAGATCTCATCACCTCTGGTCTTTAAACTGCTCTCACACCGACCGCTCTTCCGATGTGCGATCCTCATGTTCCAGCGAGAATTCGCTCTGCGACTCATCGCACGACCCGGTGACAATCTATGGTGTCGTCTTTCCGCCAACGTCCAACTTTACTCGAAAGTAGATCACATCATGAAGGTCTCTCGCAACTCGTTCCGACCACCACCGCAGGTCGAATCAAGCGTAGTGCGCATCACGCCACTCAACCCGCCGCCCGCGATCCCGTTTGAAGAATTTGACGGCCTAACGCGAATCGTGTTTTCTAGACGCAACAAGACAGTGAGAGCGAGCTTCTTTGACGCTCGTGGTGTCATTGATATGCTCGAGTCCAACTACAAGACGTATTGCGCCGTCAAGGAGATCATGCCCGAACAAGGCAGTTTTGCCGACATGGTCAAGCAAGTGCTCGTGGAGACGGGATCTGCAGAGAACAGAGCCGCAAAGATGGATATTGATGATCTGCTCACCTTGCTCGCTGCTTTTCATGAGAAGGGCATTCACTTTTCTTGA
- a CDS encoding putative type 2A-related serine/threonine-protein phosphatase SIT4 — protein sequence MTVGNPDTWIEQLRQCKYLPEPDIKALCEMVRGILMEESNIQPVSSPVTVCGDIHGQFWDLLELFRVGGEPPDTSYVFMGDFVDRGYFSLETFSLLMALKARHPSRITLLRGNHESRQITQVYGFYDECQRKYGNANVWKSCCQVFDYLNLAAIIDGRVLCVHGGLSPDVRTLDQIRIIARAQEVPHEGAFCDLMWSDPDDIDTWRVSPRGAGWLFGSAVTKEFNHVNGLSLIARAHQLVQEGYKLMHDNNIVTVWSAPNYCYRCGNVASIFAVDDLIAYESKNSSSALVDSALSDTEQDDATNTELDAGAKTAASGESMKPWEATQSNFKIFDAVPDQTRTVTLNSQYFL from the exons ATGACTGTTGGCAATCCAGACACGTGGATAGAGCAGCTCCGACAATGCAAGTACCTACCAGAACCAGACATCAAGGCACTCTGCGAGATGGTCAGAGGCATCCTCATGGAAGAGAGCAATATCCAACCCGTTTCCAGCCCCGTTACGGTCTGCGGTGATATTCACGGCCAGTTTTGGgacttgctcgagctgttcaGAGTTGGCGGAGAGCCGCCGGATACGTCGTATGTGTTTATG GGTGACTTTGTCGACCGTGGCTATTTCAGCCTGGAAACATTCTCGCTACTCATGGCGCTCAAAGCACGACACCCATCCCGGATCACGCTTCTTCGGGGCAACCACGAGTCACGCCAGATCACCCAAGTTTACGGTTTCTACGATGAGTGTCAACGCAAGTACGGCAACGCCAATGTCTGGAAATCGTGTTGTCAAGTTTTCGACTATCTCAACCTAGCAGCCATCATTGATGGACGCGTTCTCTGTGTTCACGGTGGTCTCAGTCCAGACGTTCGAACACTGGATCAGATTCGAATCATTGCTCGCGCGCAAGAAGTGCCACACGAAGGAGCATTTTGCGATCTCATGTGGAGTGATCCGGACGACATTGATACCTGGCGAGTTTCACCGCGTGGTGCAGGATGGCTGTTCGGTAGCGCTGTGACCAAAGAGTTTAACCACGTCAATGGCTTGTCGCTGATAGCAAGGGCTCATCAGTTGGTACAGGAAGGATACAAGCTGATGCACGACAATAACATCGTCACTGTTTGGTCAGCACCCAATTATTGTTACCGATGTGGCAATGTTGCGAGCATTTTTGCCGTGGACGATTTGATCGCGTACGAAAGCAAAAATTCGTCTTCTGCTCTTGTGGATTCTGCGCTCAGCGATACGGAGCAAGATGATGCCACAAATACAGAGCTAGATGCAGGAGCGAAAACAGCAGCCTCAGGCGAGAGCATGAAACCATGGGAAGCAACGCAGTCCAACTTCAAGATCTTTGACGCTGTACCGGATCAAACCAGAACGGTCACATTGAATAGCCAGTACTTCCTCTAA